A window of Bacteroidota bacterium genomic DNA:
GGCGAGGGGTGTTTCAGCGTCTGGCCCTGCAACAGGCCCGAGACATCCTGCATCAGATCCTGGAGGGCTACCTAGACGGAAAATGGGATGCGGTGGAGCTTCTGTATAACGAGTTCAAGTCTGTGGTGTCCCCGAATCGGGTCGTAGAGCCTCTGCTGCCCATCAGCCCGGAGTCCCTGCGCACACCGGCTCAAGCAGGCTCGAGGGGGGCCGTTGACTACCTCTACGAGCCGGATCCTCAGGCGCTCTTGGCCGCTCTTCTGCCCCGGCATCTGCTGGCGCAACTCTGGCGTGTGCTCTTGGAATCCAACGCGGCCGAACAAGCCGCGCGCATGGTGGCCATGGACAACGCCACCAACAACGCCACAGAGCTGCTGCGCCTGTTGCGCTTGAGCTACAACCGGCTTCGGCAGGCCTCGATCACGAAGGAGCTTCTGGAGATCGTAGCCGGAGCTGAGGCTTTAGCGAAGGCTCGCGAATAAAAGGAGCTTCGTGGATTGCCCCGTCTTCGGACGGGGTCGTATATTGAGACCCGATTTGCGGAGAGGTGCCGGAGTGGTCGAACGGGGCCGCCTGCTAAGCGGTTGGTCCGCCAAAAGCGGACTCGAGGGTTCGAATCCCTCCCTCTCCGCCTAAAAAAAACCGCCACCTACAGGCGGGCTTTCGTTTATCAGGATCGCCGACATGGGGCAGCTCTTAGGGCAGCTATCCGTCTACGCGATCGGCCTAAGCGGCCTTTTTCTGCTGATCGGCTACGTTATGATCCGCTTGAAAAAGCGCACC
This region includes:
- the atpG gene encoding ATP synthase F1 subunit gamma; amino-acid sequence: MAGGNLRDIRRRIASVRSTQQITRAMKMVAAAKLRRAQERLLATRPYAHRIGQLVADLVARQDLEAHPLLRPRQIQRILLVVFTADRGLCGAFNANLLRLAEETIETRYAAYRREGRLLIMAVGRKGHEFFARRGYRLVGDWRGVFQRLALQQARDILHQILEGYLDGKWDAVELLYNEFKSVVSPNRVVEPLLPISPESLRTPAQAGSRGAVDYLYEPDPQALLAALLPRHLLAQLWRVLLESNAAEQAARMVAMDNATNNATELLRLLRLSYNRLRQASITKELLEIVAGAEALAKARE